TTCCTTGCACTTGTCCTCGAGCCTGGACACCAGATCCTTCTCGAGCAGCGTGAACAGCACGATCCCCGGCGCCTCCTCGATCTCGTCGAGCACGCGGTCGAGCTGCTTCTGGCTGCGCACCAGCGGATAGACATGCTCGACCGGGGTCACGTTGGCATATTGGGCGGCGACAGCGCGCGCCACGGTGATCAGGGTCTCACCGGTCGAGTCGGAAACGAGGTGCAGATGGAAATAATTGTTCGAGGTCGGCACAAAAACCCTTTGAATTGCGTTGGGGCGGTTTGTGGATTTCTGTGGAGCTTAACCGCTCGGAAAGGGATGTGCGACACCAGGGGCGGGACAAGTGCCAATTTTCTTCACACCGCTGCCCATCAGAACAAGTCCGGCGCCCTCGCGGCGCGGAAGCGGGATTGCGCGGACAACTCCCTTGATAAGCTGCCGACGGAGACGTGCAAGCCTTTGAAGCTGGCCAACTTATCGGAAGTCGCCCGAGCTCGCCGGGATATGTTGATGGATGTGAACAAGCGAGCGTGAACCCGCGGACGGCATTGCGTGAGTCCAATCCACGGTCACTCAGACTCAAACCTTAAGAATCTAAGATTCTAGATTTGAGGAAGGCGCTACGGACGGATATGTGTGCAGGGTAAGACCTTAACGAGTTCTTACTATCCCCAGCCTTCCCTAGGCTGGGCAGGAATCCGGGCGCAGAGCATGTTCGAAGACGTCTATCTCTGGATCAAGGCGCTGCATGTGATCGCCGTCATCTCCTGGATGGCGGGCATGCTCTATCTGCCGCGACTGTTCGTCTATCACTGCGAGGCCGAAATCGGCTCAAAGCAGTCCGAGACGTTCAAGACCATGGAACGCCGGCTGCTCAAGGCGATCATCAACCCCGCCATGATCGTCACCTGGCTCGCCGGGCTCTATCTCGCCTGGTCCGGCCACTGGTTCACTTTCGGCTGGCTGCACGTAAAACTGGCACTCGTGCTGGCGATGTCCGCGGTCCACGGCTTTTTTTCCCGCTGGGTGAAGGACTTTGCTGCCGACCGGCGCCCGCGCAGCCAGAAATTCTATCGGATTATCAATGAGGTGCCGACCGTCCTGATGATTGTCATCGTCATCATGGTGATCGTGAAGCCGTTCTAGGCAGCCGCGCGACGTTTAGCTCAGCGCTTCGTCTTGCAGAGCCGGGAGCGATTTTCTATATTATCGGCATCCCACCCAACGCAGGCGGATGTGGTTGTGTCTGAGCTTTCCAGAGGCCGGACACCGCATCAGGTTTGAAGCCTCACCCGGCACTCTCCTTGCCAGACCTGCGGACCTTACCTTCTCACGTCCGCATTTCAGAGCCTCCTCGCACCCCCCTCTCCAAGGTTACCCCACAGGACCACCCCAATGCGGGAAATTAAACTCCAGGACCTCAAGTCGAAGACGCCGGCCGAGCTCGTCTCGTTCGCGGAAGAGAATGGGGTCGAGAACGCCAGCACCATGCGCAAGCAGGAGCTGCTGTTTGCCATCCTCAAGCAGCTCTCGCTCGCCGAGACCGATATCGTCGGCGAAGGCGTCGTCGAAGTTCTCTCCGACGGCTTCGGCTTCCTCCGCTCGCCCGACGCGAATTATCTGCCCGGCCCTGACGACATCTACGTTTCGCCCTCGCAGATCCGCCGTTTCGGCCTGCGCACCGGCGACACCATCGAAGGCCACATCCGCAGCCCGAAAGAGGGCGAACGCTACTTCGCGTTGCTGAAGGTCAACACGCTCAATTTCGAGGACCCGGAAAAGGCCAAGCACAAGGTCAATTTCGACAACCTCACCCCGCTGTTTCCGAATCAGCGTTTCCGCATGGAAATCGACGATCCGACGCGGAAAGACC
This is a stretch of genomic DNA from Bradyrhizobium sp. CB2312. It encodes these proteins:
- the hemJ gene encoding protoporphyrinogen oxidase HemJ: MFEDVYLWIKALHVIAVISWMAGMLYLPRLFVYHCEAEIGSKQSETFKTMERRLLKAIINPAMIVTWLAGLYLAWSGHWFTFGWLHVKLALVLAMSAVHGFFSRWVKDFAADRRPRSQKFYRIINEVPTVLMIVIVIMVIVKPF